The following are encoded together in the Pseudoalteromonas piscicida genome:
- a CDS encoding AsmA family protein gives MNRLVKIVGAIVALIIILVIAAPFLIPKQAIIDQVTSQVESVTGRKLSIDGDSDIGIFPTLHIELNQVRFANMATGSRPDMFAMEQLAVHIPWLSALSGEAKLERFVINNPKIILETDKQGNANWQLLPTRAENTPTAQTSSKGNMQLPEGLDVSLGEVAIYGGSVTYLDGVTGAEYQVTDLDISVMLSSLYQPLEVDGKLTFQGQTFNLVTTLDNPAKAIEGETFNVEQQVKSALFNLDYKGEIAEQGKTIRGQLALTGDSVKALAKWQGVDLKAKENAFNDFGLNAKMTMQGQVFTLNTLEATLDELVIKGQSKVTLSGKPDITASVDLGMLDLNPYLPEPVEKPQTQPEPEDAPAQPIVWDDTAIDLSAFNSLNANVKITSTGLRAREIKLGENQISLVLNSGKATLSLDKFQAYEGQGKGKVVVNAATKPYAISTDFALTAINAEPLLTDAIGFDKVLGKGSLNWTLNTQGVSQKQFVNALGGKLGFEFKDGGVKGANLAEMIRKGKEMLKGDFSSISQGLNTNFDPDQKTDFSAMTGTFVFTKGVGQNDDFSLASPLLRVTGKGTVDLPQTLVDYRVVTGIVDTIEGQASSDDSTGFKIPVRIKGPFHKVETSLDLKEAAKDKAKDKVKDKVKDKLKGLFGG, from the coding sequence ATGAACCGGCTAGTTAAAATCGTAGGCGCCATTGTCGCGCTTATTATTATTCTTGTTATCGCAGCCCCGTTTTTAATCCCCAAACAGGCAATTATTGACCAAGTCACGTCACAGGTTGAGTCAGTGACAGGTAGAAAACTGTCGATCGATGGCGACTCTGACATCGGTATTTTTCCAACGCTGCACATTGAGCTAAACCAAGTGCGATTTGCCAACATGGCAACGGGCAGTCGCCCAGATATGTTCGCCATGGAGCAACTTGCCGTGCATATTCCGTGGTTAAGTGCGCTGTCTGGTGAAGCTAAGCTTGAGCGCTTTGTGATCAATAATCCTAAAATTATTCTAGAAACCGACAAACAAGGTAATGCTAACTGGCAGTTGCTACCCACCAGAGCAGAAAACACGCCAACGGCGCAAACCAGCTCAAAAGGTAATATGCAGTTACCGGAAGGCTTAGATGTTAGCCTTGGCGAAGTGGCGATTTATGGTGGCTCGGTGACTTATCTTGATGGTGTGACAGGCGCTGAATATCAGGTAACTGATTTAGACATTAGCGTGATGCTATCGTCACTGTACCAACCATTAGAAGTCGACGGTAAGCTGACTTTTCAAGGTCAAACTTTTAACCTAGTTACTACACTCGATAATCCAGCAAAGGCGATCGAAGGTGAAACCTTTAATGTTGAACAACAAGTAAAATCAGCGCTGTTCAATCTTGACTATAAAGGTGAAATTGCAGAGCAAGGTAAAACCATTCGCGGTCAATTAGCCTTGACTGGCGACTCGGTAAAAGCGCTAGCTAAGTGGCAGGGTGTTGACCTAAAAGCCAAAGAAAATGCGTTCAACGACTTTGGCCTAAACGCTAAAATGACGATGCAAGGGCAAGTTTTTACTCTCAACACCTTAGAAGCGACCTTGGACGAATTGGTAATAAAAGGTCAAAGTAAAGTCACTCTCTCAGGTAAGCCTGATATTACCGCGAGCGTTGACCTTGGCATGTTAGATCTTAACCCTTATTTGCCAGAGCCTGTGGAAAAGCCACAAACGCAACCTGAGCCAGAAGACGCACCAGCACAGCCTATTGTATGGGATGACACTGCAATTGATTTGTCAGCATTTAATAGCCTCAATGCGAATGTGAAGATCACCTCTACAGGGCTACGTGCGAGAGAAATTAAGCTTGGCGAAAACCAAATCAGCTTAGTACTTAACTCAGGTAAGGCAACATTGAGCCTAGATAAATTCCAAGCCTATGAAGGTCAGGGTAAAGGTAAGGTTGTTGTAAATGCAGCAACAAAACCTTATGCCATCAGTACTGACTTTGCGTTAACGGCAATTAATGCTGAGCCACTACTGACTGATGCCATTGGCTTTGACAAAGTATTGGGTAAAGGTAGTCTTAATTGGACGTTAAACACACAAGGCGTTAGTCAAAAGCAATTTGTGAATGCTCTAGGTGGTAAATTAGGTTTTGAGTTCAAAGATGGTGGTGTAAAAGGCGCAAACCTTGCTGAGATGATCCGTAAGGGCAAAGAGATGCTCAAAGGTGATTTCTCTTCGATATCGCAAGGACTCAATACCAATTTCGACCCAGATCAAAAAACCGACTTCTCAGCCATGACTGGCACCTTTGTCTTTACCAAAGGCGTAGGTCAAAACGATGACTTCTCGTTGGCAAGCCCATTACTACGAGTTACAGGCAAAGGCACCGTTGATTTACCACAAACTTTAGTTGATTACCGCGTGGTGACTGGAATTGTTGATACCATTGAGGGGCAAGCCAGTAGCGATGACAGTACTGGTTTTAAAATTCCGGTGCGGATCAAAGGTCCATTCCACAAAGTTGAAACTAGCTTAGACCTAAAAGAAGCGGCAAAAGACAAAGCCAAAGACAAGGTTAAGGATAAGGTAAAAGACAAACTTAAAGGTTTGTTTGGTGGATAG
- a CDS encoding TorF family putative porin, giving the protein MKNKPLLMLLGGLTACICVSAQAEVTANIAASSTYYWRGITQTDDGAAVSGGLDYSNESGFYAGTWVSNIDFGDSASYEMDLYAGYAGEIKGMSFDFGYIHYAYPDASGDIDFGEIYAALGWQYFTFKLSHLATAQSDSSTEEDMLYAEVSASFPIFKDSELTLHIGRSSGDTVLEWTGEDDAYMDYGVSLSTQGFTFGLVKTDLDSSDDIKAYVSYGLDFNL; this is encoded by the coding sequence ATGAAAAACAAACCTTTACTTATGCTACTCGGCGGCCTGACTGCGTGCATTTGTGTCTCTGCTCAGGCGGAAGTAACAGCAAATATTGCGGCAAGCTCAACTTATTACTGGCGTGGTATCACCCAGACTGATGACGGTGCAGCGGTGTCTGGCGGCTTGGATTATAGCAATGAGTCAGGGTTTTATGCAGGCACTTGGGTCTCTAACATCGACTTTGGCGACTCTGCCAGTTACGAAATGGATCTGTACGCGGGTTACGCTGGCGAAATCAAGGGCATGAGTTTTGATTTCGGTTATATCCACTACGCCTACCCCGATGCCAGTGGAGATATTGATTTTGGCGAGATTTACGCCGCGCTTGGCTGGCAATACTTTACGTTTAAACTCAGCCACCTAGCCACAGCGCAAAGCGACTCAAGCACAGAAGAAGACATGCTATATGCCGAAGTGTCGGCCAGCTTCCCCATTTTTAAAGACAGTGAATTAACTCTACATATTGGTCGCTCCAGCGGAGACACAGTGCTTGAGTGGACAGGTGAAGACGACGCTTATATGGATTACGGGGTGAGTTTATCTACGCAAGGCTTTACCTTTGGATTAGTAAAAACCGACTTAGACAGTAGCGATGATATAAAAGCATACGTAAGTTATGGATTAGATTTTAATCTGTGA
- a CDS encoding aldo/keto reductase: MNANTRVLDPFVLGFWRLLDWQITPQENLRFLKQAIELGIRDTDHADIYGEYQCEAEFGKALALEPSIREHIRIITKCGIKPAFPSLGLAGKANHYDSSKAHIIAQAQQSLKHFGTDRLDVLLIHRPDYLMDADEVADAFNTLKQNGDVLHFGVSNFTPSQLGLLQSRLDFALVTNQIEFSPYEMKALDDGTLDQCQQLGMNPMLWSPLAGGRIFSSEDEKAKRLRAVLQQVGEEIGCTEIDQVIYAWLAMHPSKPATVLGTGNITRVASAFASQSLSMSREQWYRIWTASTGHSVP; the protein is encoded by the coding sequence ATGAACGCAAACACCCGCGTACTTGACCCATTCGTATTGGGGTTTTGGCGGCTATTAGATTGGCAAATTACGCCGCAAGAAAATTTACGCTTTTTAAAGCAAGCGATTGAGCTTGGAATACGCGATACAGATCATGCTGATATTTACGGTGAGTATCAGTGTGAGGCGGAGTTTGGCAAAGCCTTAGCGCTTGAGCCTAGCATTCGAGAGCACATTCGGATCATCACTAAATGTGGCATTAAGCCCGCATTTCCAAGCTTGGGATTAGCGGGAAAGGCGAACCACTATGATTCGAGTAAGGCGCATATTATTGCCCAAGCGCAGCAGTCACTAAAGCATTTCGGCACGGATAGGCTGGATGTGCTGTTGATCCATCGCCCGGATTATCTGATGGATGCTGATGAAGTTGCCGATGCGTTTAATACCCTCAAACAAAACGGCGATGTGCTGCATTTTGGGGTCTCGAACTTTACACCCAGCCAGCTTGGCTTATTGCAATCGAGACTCGATTTCGCTTTAGTGACCAACCAAATTGAGTTTTCACCTTATGAGATGAAAGCGCTTGACGATGGCACGCTTGATCAGTGCCAACAACTAGGCATGAATCCTATGCTGTGGTCGCCACTGGCAGGGGGGAGAATATTCTCCAGCGAAGATGAAAAAGCCAAACGCCTGCGTGCGGTGCTACAGCAAGTGGGTGAAGAGATTGGTTGCACTGAAATTGATCAAGTGATCTACGCATGGCTTGCCATGCATCCATCGAAACCCGCCACTGTGCTTGGAACGGGAAATATCACTCGAGTTGCCAGCGCGTTTGCTTCACAGTCACTTAGCATGAGTCGCGAGCAGTGGTATCGCATTTGGACAGCGTCTACTGGGCATAGCGTACCATAA
- the purT gene encoding formate-dependent phosphoribosylglycinamide formyltransferase: MKIKPLGTPFSATACKVLLCGGGELGKEVVIEFKRLGAEVIVLDRYDNAPAMQVADRSYTLSMLDGEKLKAIIEQEQPDYIVPEIEAIATDKLVELETEGYTVVPTAKATQLTMNREGIRRLAAETLGLATSPYQFVDTLADFNAAVARIGMPCVVKPIMSSSGKGQSVIKSAADIEAAWHYAQEGGRAGQGRVIVEGFVDFDYEITLLTVRHIDGTSFCEPIGHVQQDGDYQQSWQPQQMSALALERSKAMAEKVTAALGGRGLFGVELFIKGDEVYFSEVSPRPHDTGMVTLISQDLSEFALHARAILGLPIPTIHFNGPSASSVILVEGESTQLQFNNLAQALAEPLTDIRLFGKPEVSGKRRMGVALARSDSAESAVEKAKQMVAKVGITL, encoded by the coding sequence ATGAAAATCAAACCTCTGGGCACGCCCTTTTCGGCAACTGCTTGCAAAGTATTACTCTGCGGTGGTGGCGAGTTAGGAAAGGAAGTCGTTATCGAATTTAAGCGCTTAGGTGCAGAAGTGATTGTCTTAGATCGCTACGACAATGCGCCAGCGATGCAAGTGGCAGATCGCAGCTATACCTTGTCTATGTTGGATGGTGAAAAACTCAAAGCGATTATTGAACAAGAGCAACCTGATTATATCGTGCCGGAAATCGAAGCCATTGCGACGGATAAGCTGGTGGAATTAGAGACTGAAGGTTACACGGTGGTGCCAACCGCCAAAGCGACTCAATTGACCATGAACCGTGAAGGGATCCGCCGTCTTGCCGCTGAAACGCTTGGACTTGCGACTTCACCCTATCAGTTTGTTGACACCTTGGCAGACTTTAATGCTGCTGTCGCGCGTATCGGCATGCCGTGTGTGGTTAAGCCTATCATGAGCTCGTCAGGTAAAGGGCAAAGTGTGATTAAAAGTGCCGCGGATATCGAAGCGGCTTGGCACTATGCTCAAGAAGGTGGGCGTGCAGGTCAGGGCAGAGTGATTGTGGAAGGTTTTGTTGATTTTGACTACGAAATTACGCTGCTAACCGTACGCCATATCGATGGTACGAGTTTTTGTGAGCCAATTGGACATGTGCAACAAGACGGTGATTATCAGCAAAGCTGGCAGCCGCAGCAGATGTCAGCACTCGCGCTAGAGCGCAGCAAAGCGATGGCTGAAAAAGTCACGGCAGCGCTGGGCGGTCGGGGTCTGTTTGGCGTTGAACTCTTTATTAAGGGTGATGAAGTTTACTTCAGCGAAGTCTCACCAAGGCCACATGATACCGGCATGGTTACACTTATCTCGCAAGATTTAAGTGAGTTTGCGCTGCATGCTCGGGCAATTTTAGGTTTGCCTATCCCCACCATTCACTTCAATGGGCCATCAGCATCTAGCGTGATCCTTGTCGAAGGGGAGTCAACACAATTACAGTTCAACAATCTTGCACAAGCGCTTGCAGAGCCACTAACGGATATTCGTTTGTTTGGTAAACCAGAGGTGAGTGGCAAGCGCAGAATGGGTGTGGCGTTAGCGCGCTCAGACTCGGCTGAAAGTGCTGTCGAGAAAGCCAAGCAAATGGTTGCAAAAGTAGGAATTACGTTATGA
- a CDS encoding non-ribosomal peptide synthetase: MTAQSPIDYSTQPQILLTQAFSQYANKVALVFNGTQVTYQTLEEQVTRVAANIQQQASLSQSQSPYVALYLERGIDMVVGILAAIKSGLGYIPISTEAPKARCEFILEDSQPALIVTHGHYQALPQFGHTPQVLIESPATQAFVTPDYKMSDIAYVIYTSGTTGTPKGVEVPYQNLLYLAESQIDRFELDQLDRVMMFASYIFDASVFELLVHIMLGQTVFVTTETERRDAKALSQLISKNAIQFGAIPPALLALMDPRDLRSMRKLIVAGETPNLEMLSRLSEVTRVFNGYGPTEYTVCTCANEYTNADSEFNIGQPFVNTRLYVLDEQLQQVANGAIGELYISGAGLAKGYLNRPELTKSRFIANPYYQKEVDPAHFARLYKTGDLVSFDGDNYHFVGRNDNQIKLRGFRIELGEIEKVVAQHEAVKLASCQVVQRGNAKFLVAFIVPHSEPTADLGQHISQLAEKLLPDYMLPDHYQCLDSLPMTENGKVDSRALANYELSSQQDQPQSQLSQEQQAFLAQFQGFCLPGLGWQQDFFQQGGDSISAINLSNQLFQQLGLSVPTHLIYRYRSAGQVWQAMQTQHFETIAIPKRGADFEEVAPLSLQQRAIWFLAKADPSDKAYHAKCTITFSGDLNVPALQGALQDIVDNHAIFRTSYDLHEPLQYIAKYYQQDVPYFDFSEYQEAQALAEVDKLVNGHMNDIFAIDQLPLARWAIIKISEYKHVLIHIEHHLVHDGWSSNIFLDHLFSCYKQRLNGASQGTLPEITQYADYAAYQHQWLGTEQAELQRQFWKAQLQDAPSRINLPVSRLGETATERGRAHRVKLPRSLWNNLKAYSQAHQITPFAVALAALNIVLSRFSGDEDICIGSGVANRGYTNVDDTIGMLVSTVVARVQQTPEMSVEQLVQHCFEVSNDMLANQTLPFTEVVADVNPERIKGVNPLFQICFSFHDSPLPELTLPGLDDIEYFEAISSQAAKFEINIVVLTRMGQDQDDSVTMLWEFDLNRYDPWFIDALSDNFSHILAQLISVDGQLPLEQLSLQSHVERDVQIAQHQSQDLLSLFTHHAQSRNQQTALITSQTELSYQALSTRSDSLAAHILKQYGKLEYIGLYLQPGFDTVVAMLAIMKAGAAYVPLSPRAPAARNAFIIDDAQLKLVLTNTISQQSLSENEQSNWPLLNLDNTFAPCDIALCQPSPDSAAYIIYTSGTTGQPKGVIQSHKNVARLLSASQPLYHFNSEDTWVLYHDTIFDFSVWEIWGALCHGGRLFIPSYEEARDSFGFVKQCEQFGVTILNQTPSAFYNFSDVAISAAASLDSLRTVIFGGEQLNYDKLSTWWQRFGKRIQLVNMYGITETTVHVTYQPLHPNMNTQIADIGVPLNDMQAWVLDSQLRPVPVGCPGELFISGAGLAMGYLNQPELSTTRFFELTLNGKLTRVYRTGDNARLLPNGHLEYLGRLDNQVKIRGHRIELGEVESQLLNYSGVKEAAVITYQRQNQTALSGYAVMESHAYFDAELLLNHLRTQLPAYMVPDSITQLTAMPLTVNGKLDSKALPLPQMSSSNQYAAPRTALEQTLCQIWQTTLELEQVGIHDNFYRLGGNSILAVQLVRNAHKWHQIAIPLSAIIANPSVAALAQYLDTIELGDITQSQDAPATTSSQVMEL, encoded by the coding sequence ATGACCGCCCAGTCTCCTATTGATTACAGCACTCAGCCGCAGATCTTATTAACGCAAGCATTCAGCCAATACGCCAATAAAGTTGCACTGGTATTTAACGGTACGCAAGTCACCTATCAAACACTTGAAGAGCAGGTAACACGAGTCGCCGCGAATATTCAGCAACAGGCGAGTCTGAGCCAATCTCAATCGCCTTATGTGGCACTATATCTCGAGCGTGGCATTGATATGGTCGTGGGGATCTTAGCGGCAATCAAATCAGGACTGGGTTATATCCCTATTTCCACTGAGGCACCCAAAGCTCGCTGCGAGTTTATTCTTGAAGATAGCCAACCGGCGCTTATCGTCACTCATGGGCATTATCAAGCGCTGCCACAATTTGGCCACACGCCTCAAGTGTTGATCGAATCTCCTGCAACGCAAGCCTTTGTTACTCCTGATTATAAAATGAGTGATATTGCCTATGTGATCTACACCTCGGGCACCACTGGCACGCCAAAGGGCGTAGAAGTACCTTACCAAAACTTACTTTATTTAGCCGAGTCACAAATTGACCGCTTTGAACTAGACCAACTTGACCGCGTTATGATGTTTGCCTCTTATATTTTCGATGCCAGTGTATTTGAGCTGCTCGTGCATATCATGTTGGGCCAAACTGTATTTGTAACGACAGAAACCGAGCGACGCGATGCCAAAGCGCTAAGCCAATTGATCTCAAAAAATGCCATTCAATTTGGCGCTATCCCTCCTGCATTGCTGGCTTTGATGGACCCCCGAGATTTGCGCTCTATGCGCAAATTAATCGTCGCAGGAGAAACCCCAAATCTAGAAATGCTTTCTCGACTCTCAGAAGTCACGCGAGTGTTTAACGGTTATGGTCCTACCGAATATACAGTGTGCACCTGCGCCAATGAATATACCAATGCCGACTCCGAATTTAATATTGGTCAACCTTTTGTGAATACCAGACTTTATGTGCTAGATGAGCAATTGCAACAAGTAGCCAATGGTGCTATCGGTGAGCTCTATATTAGTGGTGCAGGTTTGGCAAAAGGATACTTAAACCGTCCTGAACTCACAAAGTCTCGATTTATCGCAAACCCCTATTATCAAAAAGAAGTAGACCCTGCGCACTTCGCTAGACTTTATAAAACTGGCGACTTAGTAAGTTTTGACGGTGATAATTATCATTTTGTTGGTCGTAATGACAACCAAATTAAGCTACGCGGCTTTCGTATTGAGTTAGGTGAAATAGAAAAAGTTGTTGCCCAACATGAAGCAGTAAAACTTGCAAGCTGCCAAGTAGTACAACGAGGTAATGCTAAGTTCTTGGTGGCATTTATCGTTCCTCATAGTGAACCTACAGCAGACCTTGGACAACACATCAGCCAGTTAGCAGAAAAGCTACTGCCAGACTATATGCTGCCTGATCACTATCAATGTTTAGACTCATTACCCATGACCGAAAACGGGAAGGTAGATAGCCGCGCACTCGCTAATTACGAATTAAGTAGCCAACAAGACCAACCACAAAGTCAGCTTAGCCAAGAACAACAAGCTTTTTTAGCGCAGTTCCAAGGTTTCTGTTTGCCTGGTCTTGGCTGGCAACAAGATTTTTTCCAACAAGGTGGTGACTCCATCTCTGCAATCAACCTTAGCAACCAGTTATTTCAGCAGCTCGGCTTAAGCGTGCCAACACATCTAATCTATCGCTATCGTAGTGCTGGACAAGTATGGCAAGCAATGCAAACTCAACACTTTGAAACCATTGCGATTCCAAAGCGCGGTGCCGATTTTGAGGAGGTCGCCCCGCTATCACTGCAACAACGCGCGATTTGGTTTTTAGCCAAAGCCGATCCAAGCGATAAAGCCTATCATGCAAAGTGTACTATCACCTTCAGTGGCGATTTAAATGTACCTGCACTACAAGGTGCATTACAGGATATCGTTGATAACCATGCGATTTTCCGTACTAGCTACGACTTACATGAGCCACTGCAATATATTGCAAAGTACTACCAGCAAGACGTGCCTTACTTTGACTTTAGTGAGTATCAAGAAGCACAAGCATTAGCTGAGGTCGACAAACTCGTGAATGGTCATATGAATGATATTTTTGCGATTGACCAATTACCGCTGGCACGCTGGGCAATTATAAAAATTAGCGAATATAAACATGTACTTATTCATATTGAACATCACTTAGTACATGATGGTTGGTCTTCTAACATCTTCCTTGATCACCTATTTAGTTGTTATAAACAGCGCTTGAATGGCGCAAGCCAAGGTACTTTGCCAGAAATCACACAATACGCCGATTACGCAGCCTATCAGCATCAATGGTTGGGAACAGAGCAAGCCGAGCTGCAACGTCAATTTTGGAAAGCACAACTTCAAGACGCACCGAGCCGTATTAACTTGCCTGTTTCTCGTCTCGGCGAAACCGCAACCGAACGTGGTCGCGCACACCGGGTTAAACTGCCTCGTTCGCTATGGAACAATTTAAAAGCCTACAGCCAAGCGCATCAGATCACGCCATTCGCCGTTGCCCTTGCGGCATTAAATATTGTCCTTTCGCGCTTTAGTGGCGATGAGGATATTTGTATTGGTTCTGGCGTTGCAAACCGAGGCTACACCAATGTGGATGATACCATTGGTATGCTCGTCAGCACCGTAGTGGCGCGAGTTCAGCAAACACCAGAAATGTCTGTTGAACAACTGGTACAGCATTGTTTTGAAGTCAGTAACGATATGCTGGCCAATCAAACCCTACCATTTACTGAAGTCGTCGCGGATGTAAACCCTGAGCGCATCAAAGGCGTTAACCCGTTATTCCAGATCTGTTTTAGCTTCCATGATTCACCACTGCCAGAGCTTACGCTTCCGGGGTTAGATGATATTGAGTATTTCGAGGCGATCAGCAGTCAAGCGGCTAAGTTTGAGATTAATATCGTGGTGCTTACCCGTATGGGGCAAGATCAGGATGATTCGGTCACTATGTTATGGGAGTTTGACTTAAACCGCTACGATCCTTGGTTTATCGATGCCTTAAGTGACAACTTTAGTCATATTCTCGCGCAACTTATCAGCGTTGATGGGCAATTACCACTTGAACAGTTGAGTTTACAAAGTCATGTTGAACGCGATGTTCAAATAGCGCAGCACCAAAGCCAAGATTTACTGTCACTATTTACGCATCACGCGCAGTCTCGCAACCAGCAAACTGCACTTATCACCAGTCAAACGGAGTTAAGCTATCAGGCGCTGAGTACTCGTTCAGACAGCCTTGCTGCACATATTCTTAAGCAGTATGGCAAGCTTGAGTATATCGGCCTATATCTGCAGCCCGGCTTTGACACAGTGGTTGCTATGCTTGCCATCATGAAAGCTGGCGCCGCTTATGTGCCGCTATCGCCAAGGGCGCCAGCTGCCCGCAATGCTTTTATTATTGACGATGCTCAGCTCAAATTAGTATTAACCAACACCATAAGTCAGCAAAGCTTGAGCGAAAATGAGCAATCAAATTGGCCACTGTTAAATCTAGATAATACATTCGCGCCTTGCGACATTGCACTTTGCCAACCGTCGCCTGATTCTGCAGCCTACATCATTTACACCTCAGGTACGACGGGCCAACCTAAAGGCGTTATTCAAAGCCATAAAAATGTTGCGCGCTTGTTGTCTGCCAGTCAACCGCTTTATCACTTTAATAGCGAAGATACTTGGGTGCTTTATCACGATACGATTTTTGATTTTAGTGTTTGGGAAATATGGGGCGCACTGTGTCATGGCGGTCGCTTGTTTATTCCAAGCTACGAAGAAGCAAGAGACAGTTTTGGTTTTGTAAAACAGTGTGAGCAGTTTGGTGTCACTATACTTAACCAAACCCCAAGTGCATTCTATAACTTCAGTGATGTTGCCATTTCTGCCGCGGCGTCGCTCGATAGCCTTCGCACTGTGATCTTTGGTGGTGAGCAGCTCAACTACGATAAACTGAGCACTTGGTGGCAACGCTTTGGTAAACGTATTCAATTGGTCAATATGTACGGTATTACTGAAACCACAGTACATGTCACCTATCAACCTTTACACCCTAACATGAATACCCAGATTGCTGACATTGGCGTGCCGCTCAATGATATGCAGGCTTGGGTGCTGGATAGTCAGTTACGTCCCGTACCTGTGGGTTGTCCCGGAGAGCTGTTTATCTCTGGTGCAGGTTTGGCGATGGGTTATTTGAATCAACCTGAGCTAAGCACTACTCGCTTTTTCGAGCTAACGCTCAATGGCAAACTCACCCGCGTTTACAGAACTGGTGATAACGCCAGGTTATTGCCAAACGGTCATTTGGAATATCTAGGTCGTTTGGATAACCAAGTGAAGATCAGAGGCCATCGTATCGAGCTTGGTGAAGTCGAATCCCAATTGCTCAACTATAGCGGTGTTAAGGAAGCAGCAGTGATCACCTATCAACGTCAAAATCAAACGGCACTAAGTGGCTATGCGGTGATGGAAAGCCATGCTTATTTTGATGCAGAGCTGTTACTTAATCATCTACGAACGCAGCTACCAGCATATATGGTACCGGATAGCATCACTCAACTCACGGCGATGCCACTAACCGTAAACGGTAAACTAGATAGCAAAGCACTACCGCTACCGCAGATGTCATCATCAAACCAATACGCCGCTCCGCGCACAGCGCTTGAACAGACGCTTTGCCAAATTTGGCAAACCACATTAGAACTGGAACAAGTCGGTATCCATGATAATTTCTATCGTCTAGGTGGTAACTCCATCTTAGCGGTGCAGCTCGTGCGCAATGCCCATAAATGGCATCAGATTGCGATCCCGTTATCAGCGATCATTGCCAACCCATCGGTTGCGGCTCTGGCGCAATACCTAGACACCATAGAGTTGGGTGATATCACCCAATCTCAAGACGCACCTGCCACCACCTCTTCGCAGGTGATGGAGCTATAG